Proteins encoded within one genomic window of Rubripirellula tenax:
- a CDS encoding sialate O-acetylesterase: MKIRLSPFCFSCLISLVALADVTEKAVAEDVDVYIIAGQSNAANFAERAGMGGTDVGYNLNFARDRTVFTNPSYVDQAFSSNLLDTSQAVTQLSQGLFQTNDQAIFGFARPGTTISDQEAVTWFPGSDPANGQVKDDGFYGDFVDWTSSRIAEIVAAGNTPVVKGLFWFQGERDAVLGATAVSAYETNFENLTYRFREVFGNNVPIVAAEIREGVSTNAALRADVNAALNNVAAVDPRISVVPTAGLSWVSENDVHLNTAGYQTLAPLWAAEMNSLQTAAQTILQYDSVSNGDSTSSLRLLDSLTQTSLVDSAESLVSFGGNTTDWGQHGSQDHTVTFGSGTDKFIRFGGESETLSGSLADAALDDGEWIGSSFIAAEDLMLDSFSFEMFVNQSNGASWAARDAGLFLRVGGTGAFTQFDSTYEGFGGDNGTIIFNDSFFAGAGAELEWRLAFTDRTNASTGLPATLTTRIGSIRLNAVSAVPEASSILLAIPCMALSLLRRRRQV, translated from the coding sequence ATGAAAATTCGCCTCAGCCCATTCTGTTTTTCGTGTCTGATCAGTCTTGTGGCGTTGGCGGACGTCACCGAAAAGGCCGTCGCGGAAGATGTCGACGTGTACATCATTGCCGGGCAATCCAACGCGGCTAATTTCGCGGAACGGGCCGGCATGGGCGGGACGGACGTCGGTTACAACTTGAACTTTGCCCGCGACCGAACGGTCTTCACCAACCCTTCCTACGTGGATCAGGCGTTTTCATCGAACTTGCTGGATACGTCACAGGCCGTGACGCAGCTTTCCCAGGGGCTGTTTCAGACAAACGATCAGGCGATTTTTGGGTTCGCGCGTCCAGGAACCACGATCTCTGACCAAGAAGCGGTCACATGGTTTCCGGGATCGGATCCGGCCAATGGTCAAGTCAAAGATGACGGTTTTTATGGTGACTTTGTTGACTGGACCAGTTCGCGGATCGCCGAAATTGTTGCTGCGGGAAATACACCCGTCGTGAAAGGGTTGTTTTGGTTTCAGGGTGAGCGTGACGCTGTGTTGGGTGCGACAGCAGTGAGTGCTTACGAAACCAATTTTGAGAACTTGACGTACCGGTTTCGCGAAGTCTTCGGAAACAATGTACCGATCGTTGCGGCCGAAATCCGCGAAGGCGTGTCGACGAACGCTGCGCTGCGAGCTGACGTTAACGCGGCACTGAACAACGTCGCGGCCGTCGATCCGCGAATCAGCGTTGTTCCCACCGCTGGCCTTTCATGGGTCAGCGAAAATGACGTACACCTCAACACGGCCGGCTACCAAACGCTCGCTCCGCTCTGGGCCGCCGAAATGAACTCGCTGCAAACGGCCGCGCAGACCATTTTGCAATACGATTCAGTGTCCAACGGTGACAGCACTTCCAGTCTGCGGTTACTCGATTCTTTGACGCAAACCAGCTTGGTCGACAGTGCCGAGTCGCTGGTATCGTTCGGTGGCAACACGACCGATTGGGGGCAACACGGATCGCAAGATCATACCGTCACCTTCGGCAGCGGAACGGACAAGTTCATTCGCTTCGGCGGCGAAAGCGAAACCCTATCCGGATCGCTTGCCGACGCGGCGCTGGACGATGGGGAGTGGATCGGTAGCAGCTTCATCGCGGCCGAGGACTTGATGCTCGATTCGTTCAGCTTTGAAATGTTTGTGAATCAGTCGAACGGGGCCTCGTGGGCGGCGCGAGATGCGGGCCTGTTTTTGCGAGTCGGCGGTACGGGGGCGTTTACGCAGTTCGATTCCACCTATGAAGGCTTCGGTGGTGACAACGGGACGATCATTTTCAATGACTCGTTCTTTGCCGGTGCGGGCGCAGAACTGGAGTGGCGGCTCGCATTCACGGATCGGACGAACGCCTCCACCGGGCTTCCGGCGACATTGACGACCCGGATCGGCAGCATCCGCCTGAACGCGGTTTCTGC